One Sphingobium sp. Z007 genomic region harbors:
- a CDS encoding helix-turn-helix transcriptional regulator: protein MNEDDYSEIFERLSPRKGDCLREAAKGSSSKEIGRALGISPNTVNNHILEIRRQLGNVSKWKAAQLFVEWEARKGGQNIPPQSMVIPDDPNPMPTGPTETQADDQATQGEAEDFFANEQKPYAVRDRSFSLLDIVPCRVAGRQRNELSGPYILIVFAILTTLMLFAVGAGFSLLLALNGLMKE, encoded by the coding sequence TTGAACGAGGACGACTATTCAGAGATATTCGAGCGGCTGAGCCCTCGAAAGGGCGATTGCCTGCGAGAGGCCGCTAAAGGCAGCTCCTCAAAAGAGATCGGGCGTGCTTTGGGTATCTCGCCCAATACGGTCAACAATCACATCCTGGAAATCCGCAGGCAGCTCGGCAATGTGTCGAAGTGGAAAGCCGCACAACTCTTCGTGGAATGGGAAGCCCGCAAGGGGGGGCAAAATATACCCCCCCAATCAATGGTTATTCCCGATGACCCGAATCCCATGCCAACTGGTCCCACCGAAACCCAGGCGGACGACCAGGCGACGCAAGGAGAAGCGGAGGATTTTTTCGCGAATGAACAAAAGCCATATGCCGTTCGCGACCGAAGCTTTTCCTTGCTCGATATTGTGCCGTGCCGCGTAGCCGGGAGGCAACGTAATGAGCTGAGTGGACCTTACATACTGATCGTTTTCGCGATCCTCACCACCTTGATGCTCTTTGCCGTAGGCGCCGGGTTTTCCTTGCTGTTGGCGCTCAACGGCCTCATGAAAGAATAG
- a CDS encoding sigma factor-like helix-turn-helix DNA-binding protein: MHNSKIVSLLQDLKAHLFGGTWSWSRGKAAPLLRRLTAVADRLGDARHPAIAVARARLEGAPVLRIDADETRVEETPHGVWVRGWIWVEQHALDSSDAKQEAKLRTALAELPQQRRVIYLAHCVEGLTYAAIAARLDLDVAEVQRELAAALLALSLALDET, from the coding sequence ATGCACAATTCCAAGATAGTTTCGCTACTTCAAGATCTCAAAGCCCATCTGTTCGGCGGGACTTGGTCCTGGTCTCGCGGCAAAGCCGCGCCGCTTCTTCGTCGTCTTACGGCCGTTGCCGATCGACTGGGCGATGCCCGCCATCCAGCAATTGCAGTCGCCAGGGCCAGGCTGGAAGGTGCGCCCGTGCTGCGCATCGACGCCGACGAAACCCGTGTCGAGGAGACCCCTCATGGCGTGTGGGTCAGGGGATGGATTTGGGTCGAGCAGCACGCCTTGGACTCCAGCGATGCGAAGCAAGAGGCGAAGTTGCGCACCGCCCTTGCGGAGCTGCCGCAACAAAGACGCGTCATCTATCTCGCCCATTGCGTCGAGGGCCTCACCTATGCGGCAATAGCCGCCAGACTCGATCTCGACGTTGCTGAGGTCCAGCGCGAGTTGGCGGCGGCGCTTCTGGCACTGTCGCTGGCTCTCGATGAGACATGA
- a CDS encoding ParB/RepB/Spo0J family partition protein: MTTTPILVPAANLAKSPVNVRKRTDARADAELETSIASHGLVQNLVAIPVARKKGHYRVTAGGRRLDAIHRLIEKGTLPADHQVPVLILSNARDGREISLVENFDRLAMSPAEDCLAFRDLIEVEGRTPADIARRFGIEERFVLGRLRLANLAGPIFAALEAEEITLDIAKAYATTADTARQTAVWEAVRGTWSRDNVNEIRRLLKNYSYRADEPKALLIGRGAYIAAGGRVEDADLFSTAADERWVDTHILDELADRKLLAEAEAIRTREGLGEVRVVAGPRIPYMETYALQPLTGAQEPLTLEQEARKLEIEAQIAEIEGDPDQEGKEPDGEDEQRLRAELTTIVDRAPRYDAEQKASALAYVVLAPDGRPQIHHQLYVAPADETVGEGMADGGEGDTQAQVQEGAVTDDTRPMISQRLYDMMAMMKTQLLALHVASDPGFALDLGTFIMADEQCRMPSSGMPSDLHALIPSPLIVDFKPETAATAEWVRLDESLDRSWVGRNTIEERYDAFCALPDDARGVWLGCVIARTLCAVPDGGEGASFIDHLGHKLGIDVAAWWRPTALTFFDKLTKPGILALFEEIGGDELRLRYSGSKKHDLAASAERLFGGHVIMEPEVQQRALSWLPDAMRFDAAPRDVDQDLPDVTGAQEQTYTPADSGGDGEDGFAKAA; encoded by the coding sequence ATGACCACAACACCCATCCTTGTGCCCGCCGCCAATCTCGCCAAGTCGCCGGTCAATGTCCGCAAGCGGACCGATGCGCGCGCCGATGCCGAACTGGAAACCAGCATCGCCAGCCACGGCCTTGTACAGAACCTGGTCGCCATCCCCGTGGCGCGCAAAAAGGGGCATTATCGGGTTACCGCCGGCGGCCGCCGGCTCGACGCCATTCATCGGCTGATCGAGAAGGGAACGCTGCCAGCCGATCATCAAGTCCCGGTTCTCATCCTGTCCAACGCCAGGGATGGGCGCGAGATCAGCCTGGTTGAAAATTTCGATCGCCTGGCCATGTCCCCTGCTGAAGATTGCTTGGCCTTCCGCGACCTGATCGAAGTCGAGGGGCGCACCCCTGCAGATATCGCCAGGCGCTTCGGTATCGAGGAGCGGTTCGTGCTGGGGCGGCTCCGCCTCGCCAATCTCGCAGGTCCCATCTTCGCCGCGCTCGAAGCCGAAGAGATCACGCTCGATATTGCTAAGGCCTATGCGACGACCGCCGATACAGCTCGCCAGACAGCGGTCTGGGAGGCCGTGCGAGGGACCTGGTCGCGCGATAACGTCAACGAGATCCGGCGGCTGCTCAAAAATTACAGCTATCGCGCGGACGAGCCCAAGGCGCTGCTGATTGGGCGCGGTGCCTATATCGCCGCGGGCGGCCGCGTCGAGGACGCCGACCTCTTCTCTACCGCGGCCGACGAACGCTGGGTCGACACGCATATCCTCGATGAACTGGCGGACAGGAAACTGCTCGCCGAAGCCGAGGCCATCCGGACACGTGAAGGGCTGGGCGAGGTACGCGTCGTCGCTGGTCCCCGCATTCCGTATATGGAGACTTATGCCCTGCAACCTCTGACCGGCGCGCAGGAGCCGCTGACGCTCGAGCAGGAGGCCCGCAAGCTGGAGATCGAAGCGCAGATCGCCGAAATCGAAGGCGATCCGGACCAGGAGGGCAAAGAACCCGATGGCGAGGACGAGCAGCGACTGCGCGCCGAACTGACGACTATCGTCGACCGCGCCCCACGGTACGACGCTGAGCAGAAAGCGTCCGCACTTGCCTATGTCGTGCTCGCACCCGATGGCCGCCCGCAAATCCATCACCAGCTTTACGTCGCCCCTGCCGATGAAACGGTGGGCGAGGGTATGGCGGACGGCGGCGAGGGTGACACACAAGCGCAGGTGCAGGAGGGGGCGGTCACTGATGATACGCGACCGATGATCAGCCAGCGGCTTTACGATATGATGGCGATGATGAAGACCCAGTTGCTCGCGCTCCATGTCGCGAGCGATCCGGGTTTCGCGCTCGATCTCGGCACTTTCATCATGGCGGATGAGCAGTGCCGGATGCCGAGTTCCGGCATGCCGAGTGACCTGCACGCCTTAATCCCCTCGCCGCTCATCGTCGACTTCAAGCCGGAGACGGCTGCCACAGCCGAATGGGTCAGGCTGGATGAATCGCTCGATCGCAGCTGGGTTGGCCGTAACACCATCGAGGAGCGGTATGATGCTTTCTGCGCGCTCCCGGACGACGCGCGGGGAGTCTGGCTCGGCTGTGTGATCGCCCGCACGCTTTGCGCTGTTCCGGATGGCGGCGAGGGCGCGAGCTTTATCGATCATCTGGGTCACAAGCTCGGCATTGATGTCGCCGCCTGGTGGCGCCCGACTGCGCTCACCTTCTTCGACAAGCTGACCAAGCCGGGTATTCTCGCGTTATTCGAGGAGATCGGCGGCGATGAACTGCGCCTGCGCTATTCCGGATCGAAGAAGCATGATCTCGCCGCATCCGCCGAACGGCTCTTCGGCGGACACGTCATCATGGAACCGGAAGTTCAGCAACGCGCGCTTTCATGGCTTCCTGATGCGATGCGTTTCGATGCTGCGCCGCGCGATGTCGATCAGGACTTGCCGGATGTGACTGGAGCCCAGGAGCAGACCTATACGCCCGCCGACTCCGGAGGCGACGGCGAAGACGGATTCGCTAAGGCGGCCTGA
- a CDS encoding type II toxin-antitoxin system ParD family antitoxin yields the protein MKAWKTAGLITVDKALILVAQVLKDSVLISADLGQQLESFVTGLVETGRYNSKSEVLREGVRLIQERETRLSALQASIARGIADMEAGRVTPAEQVFDRLEAKYQALQHSAE from the coding sequence TTGAAGGCCTGGAAGACGGCGGGCTTGATAACAGTTGATAAGGCGCTTATTCTGGTGGCACAGGTTTTGAAGGATTCAGTCTTGATCAGCGCCGATCTGGGCCAGCAGCTCGAAAGTTTTGTGACCGGTCTCGTTGAAACCGGTCGTTACAATTCAAAGAGCGAAGTTCTCCGCGAAGGCGTGCGCCTGATCCAGGAGCGCGAAACGCGGCTTTCGGCTTTGCAGGCGTCCATTGCCCGCGGCATCGCGGATATGGAAGCCGGTCGCGTGACGCCGGCCGAGCAGGTCTTCGACCGGCTAGAGGCCAAATATCAGGCTCTGCAGCATAGCGCGGAATGA
- a CDS encoding toprim domain-containing protein: MQAYLASRFLSPPWHDLRYNARTPLGRGHAVVFRPAMIAAIRERRRIVAVHRTFLDPTTGLKADDLSDPRLMLGRPGRGAVQLAAATTVLGLAEGVETALAAMRLHRIPVWATLGAERAAHVLLPSGLKRLVLLFDRDAAGWKANRRAHLAYNRPGLEIVSPWPPAPCNDWADVLEARERVA; the protein is encoded by the coding sequence GTGCAAGCTTATCTCGCCAGCCGTTTCCTCTCACCGCCCTGGCACGATCTGCGCTACAATGCGCGTACGCCGCTGGGACGTGGCCATGCAGTCGTATTCCGTCCGGCGATGATTGCAGCGATCCGCGAAAGGCGTCGGATCGTCGCTGTCCACCGAACCTTCCTCGATCCGACGACCGGCTTAAAGGCGGATGATCTGTCGGATCCGCGGTTGATGCTTGGACGGCCGGGTCGCGGGGCAGTGCAACTTGCCGCCGCGACCACAGTTCTTGGCCTCGCTGAAGGGGTCGAAACGGCGCTCGCCGCGATGCGCCTTCACCGCATTCCCGTCTGGGCGACACTCGGCGCCGAACGCGCCGCGCATGTCCTGCTGCCCAGCGGGCTGAAACGCCTCGTTCTGCTGTTCGACCGGGATGCGGCCGGATGGAAAGCCAATCGCCGCGCCCATCTCGCCTATAATCGACCAGGCCTTGAGATCGTCAGCCCTTGGCCGCCGGCACCCTGTAATGACTGGGCAGATGTGCTGGAAGCACGGGAACGCGTTGCCTGA
- a CDS encoding RadC family protein, which yields MAAPEATEAPGCRRALEELISLTSPARAQEFSERLFARFGSLGDAVSARSAERIELLEDSLEIEQTFLCFRRAMTQMLRGQLMQRPIFSSDEHVLDYLRGRMAYEPIEQLRVLFLNANNELIADEVLGVGTVSAVHAWPREILKRCLDLEATAILLVHNHPSGCPRPSRSDRDLTERIAKAAKCLDVVVHDHLVVARNGTTSFRKAGYL from the coding sequence ATGGCGGCACCGGAGGCGACTGAAGCGCCTGGGTGCCGACGCGCCCTGGAAGAGCTGATCAGCCTTACCTCTCCCGCGCGCGCCCAAGAATTCTCTGAGCGTCTCTTCGCACGCTTTGGTTCACTCGGCGACGCAGTATCGGCGCGTTCGGCAGAGCGGATCGAATTATTGGAGGATTCGCTTGAGATCGAACAAACCTTCCTCTGCTTCAGACGGGCGATGACCCAAATGCTCAGGGGACAACTCATGCAGCGGCCCATATTTTCCAGCGATGAGCATGTGCTGGATTATCTGCGCGGTCGCATGGCCTATGAGCCGATCGAGCAGCTACGGGTCTTGTTCCTCAACGCAAACAATGAGTTGATTGCGGACGAGGTGCTGGGCGTGGGTACAGTCTCTGCCGTGCACGCATGGCCGCGCGAAATTCTCAAGCGCTGCCTCGATCTCGAAGCGACGGCGATTTTGCTGGTCCACAATCATCCATCCGGCTGCCCGAGGCCATCAAGGTCAGATCGGGATTTGACGGAAAGGATCGCAAAAGCGGCGAAATGTCTCGACGTAGTCGTCCATGATCATCTGGTCGTGGCCCGGAATGGTACGACGAGCTTTCGAAAGGCAGGTTATCTGTGA
- a CDS encoding strawberry notch-like NTP hydrolase domain-containing protein, which translates to MNLFQFAPSPPADMPFRLHDVAKSIAQRLRPAGSVTRQAIKKFMIEAFGADDADGAWSMRDAYDALEAAQVMLLADAECALLQSGSAPDICARLRTFERSLPTQTYRSERQVDLQQFSTPVTLAWLAGLAAQARPEDLVLEPSAGTGMLAVHAKRIGARLLLNEFDPRRADLLACIFDQPVTSHDGEHIDDLLSAMPRPTLVLINPPFSRSAGRGVDRHAGARHLRAALARLAPGGRCVAIMPPSFAADGTAALGYTMVSELTPPRVEITIGGNPYAKHGTGIDVRLLVFDKGWTGDPERHVADTIDAALDIVLTIPSRFDPAEPPPPMTPVAMARPLASPRPSPSAMFARTASRQLAPPSRIAAHGDMAQPLDYHILEVPLPPGAPIGLYSPWRLARIVIEGATPHPDDLVESIAMASIPPPAPTHRPMLQQRAVAALSDAQLETVILAGDAFSRDLPGRFLPNGAGDRLEEIAAGHIYRTGFFIGDGTGVGKGREVAACIRDRWNQGHRKAIWISRGTALLEDARRDHAALGGLPIDIQPIDSFPPGSPITMTSGILFLTYASLRSARHDRQSRLQQIIVWAGEDFEGLLVFDESHEMGNAAGTESEFGSARGSEQGLAGVRLQNALPRACVLYVSATGATKPENLSYASRLGLWGPGTAFADRDIFLSSMEEGGVAALEIVARDLKAMGLYTARALSFAGVEYAPLVHKLTPEQIAIYNIFADSWAIVHRHLDAVLKATNIVDRLSGATLNSRAKGSALSRFESSKQRFWLALLVAMKMPSLLPGIEQEIARGHVAVIQLVTTAEAILERRLAELSPEERANLSLEVSPLEILVEYLRHAFPVQQMRVFRTTDGADRSEPMLDADGQPVLSQEAIAARDELIEQLCALPPVPAALDTLIAHFGTDRVAEITGRSRRLVVKPDGRQAIERRSAGANLVETSLFMDGVKPILVFSSAGGTGRSYHADRASKAGNKRRIHFLLEPGWRADVAIQGLGRSHRTNQTVPPVFRPVVTDCKGELRAISTIARRLDSLGALTRGQRQTGGQGLFDPSDNLESDLAREALAQWYRLLHGGKLASVTLAAFQDMTGLKLVDDQAVLLERLPPIQRWLNRLLALRIAVQNAIFEEYMGLIQARADAAREAGTLDVGVETIRAEKIVMLANQCLRVDPRTGAETRLLHLELHLKPRITSWDRLMRIWGNTDGIVFLHNGRSGRVALGVPSWSITDEEGRVIPMVSLERPNGSSRIREAELALSHWKRIDRDRLRLLWEAECRDALTKVDTETVHVATGLLLPVWHKLPGDDVRVWRIDDGADTTILGRIIHPRAIGRLQSEFGLSGNTTSLSPDELLRGAEAAGGVPIPGLKGARLVMAMVNNSRRLEIRDYAPEHRNWLKSCGAFSEVLSFKTRLFLPPDNACAIVEKIATDV; encoded by the coding sequence ATGAATCTCTTCCAGTTCGCCCCCTCGCCGCCAGCTGATATGCCGTTCCGGTTGCACGACGTCGCGAAATCAATCGCCCAGCGTTTGCGGCCTGCCGGTTCCGTCACCCGACAGGCAATCAAAAAGTTTATGATCGAAGCGTTTGGCGCCGATGATGCCGATGGCGCCTGGTCGATGCGGGACGCCTATGACGCCCTGGAAGCTGCGCAGGTCATGCTGCTGGCTGACGCCGAATGCGCGCTGCTCCAGAGCGGCTCGGCGCCGGACATTTGCGCCAGGCTGCGCACGTTCGAACGCAGCCTACCGACCCAGACCTACCGCTCCGAACGCCAGGTCGATCTCCAGCAGTTCAGCACGCCGGTAACGCTTGCCTGGTTGGCGGGCCTCGCCGCCCAGGCACGGCCCGAAGACCTCGTGCTCGAACCGTCCGCCGGGACCGGGATGCTCGCCGTTCACGCAAAGCGGATCGGCGCCCGGTTGCTTCTGAACGAGTTCGATCCCAGGCGCGCCGACCTGCTCGCGTGCATCTTCGATCAGCCCGTCACGAGCCATGATGGTGAGCATATCGATGACCTTCTGTCGGCCATGCCGCGACCGACGCTGGTTCTCATCAATCCGCCTTTCAGCCGAAGCGCGGGGCGCGGCGTCGATCGCCACGCGGGGGCCCGTCACCTGCGTGCAGCGCTGGCCCGACTTGCCCCCGGTGGTCGATGCGTCGCGATCATGCCGCCGAGTTTCGCAGCCGATGGAACGGCGGCGCTGGGCTATACGATGGTGTCCGAACTGACGCCGCCGCGCGTCGAGATCACCATAGGCGGCAATCCCTATGCCAAGCATGGGACGGGCATCGATGTGCGCCTGCTTGTGTTCGACAAGGGGTGGACGGGAGATCCGGAGCGGCATGTCGCCGATACGATCGATGCCGCGCTGGATATCGTGCTGACCATTCCAAGCCGCTTCGATCCGGCTGAACCACCACCGCCTATGACGCCTGTCGCGATGGCGCGGCCCCTGGCTTCGCCCCGGCCATCACCGAGCGCCATGTTCGCGCGAACCGCCTCCCGCCAGCTGGCGCCACCATCCCGCATCGCCGCGCATGGCGACATGGCGCAGCCGCTCGATTACCATATTCTCGAGGTGCCGCTCCCGCCGGGCGCCCCGATCGGCCTCTATTCCCCCTGGCGCCTGGCGCGGATCGTGATCGAGGGGGCAACGCCGCATCCCGACGATCTGGTCGAATCCATCGCCATGGCCTCGATCCCGCCGCCGGCGCCGACCCACCGTCCCATGCTTCAACAGCGCGCGGTGGCGGCCCTGTCCGATGCCCAACTCGAAACCGTCATTCTGGCGGGCGATGCCTTCTCGCGCGACTTGCCCGGACGTTTCCTGCCCAACGGTGCAGGTGACCGCCTCGAAGAAATTGCTGCGGGGCACATTTACCGGACCGGCTTCTTCATCGGCGACGGTACCGGCGTGGGCAAGGGTCGTGAGGTCGCAGCCTGCATCCGCGATCGCTGGAACCAGGGACATCGCAAGGCAATCTGGATCAGTCGTGGGACTGCTCTCCTGGAAGATGCGAGACGAGACCACGCCGCGCTGGGCGGCCTCCCGATAGACATTCAGCCGATCGACAGTTTTCCGCCCGGCAGCCCGATCACCATGACAAGCGGGATACTGTTCCTGACCTACGCGTCGCTGCGCTCTGCGCGCCATGATCGGCAATCGCGTCTGCAGCAGATCATCGTCTGGGCCGGTGAGGATTTCGAGGGGCTGCTCGTGTTCGACGAGTCCCACGAGATGGGCAATGCCGCCGGCACTGAAAGCGAGTTCGGCTCGGCGCGCGGGTCAGAGCAGGGACTTGCCGGTGTTCGCCTGCAGAACGCCCTCCCACGTGCCTGTGTGCTCTATGTGTCCGCTACCGGCGCGACAAAGCCTGAAAATCTGAGCTATGCTTCCCGTCTCGGCCTGTGGGGACCGGGAACCGCGTTCGCCGACCGTGACATCTTCCTGTCCTCCATGGAAGAAGGTGGCGTGGCGGCACTGGAGATCGTAGCGCGGGATCTGAAAGCTATGGGCCTCTACACCGCCCGCGCGCTCAGCTTCGCAGGTGTCGAATATGCGCCACTGGTCCACAAGCTCACGCCCGAACAGATCGCGATCTACAACATATTTGCTGACTCCTGGGCCATCGTGCATCGCCATCTCGACGCGGTGCTCAAGGCAACCAATATCGTCGATCGCCTATCGGGCGCCACGCTCAATTCGCGCGCCAAGGGATCGGCGCTGAGCCGGTTCGAGAGTTCAAAGCAGCGTTTCTGGCTCGCCCTTTTGGTGGCCATGAAGATGCCCAGCTTGCTGCCCGGGATCGAGCAGGAAATCGCGCGGGGCCATGTTGCGGTAATCCAGCTGGTCACGACGGCGGAAGCCATTCTCGAGCGGCGCCTTGCCGAACTGTCGCCCGAGGAGCGTGCCAACCTCTCGCTGGAGGTTTCTCCGCTCGAGATCCTTGTCGAATATCTTCGTCACGCCTTTCCGGTCCAGCAGATGCGCGTTTTCCGGACCACCGACGGCGCTGATCGTTCCGAGCCGATGCTCGATGCCGACGGCCAGCCGGTGCTCAGTCAGGAGGCGATCGCCGCGCGGGACGAACTGATCGAGCAGTTATGCGCCCTGCCTCCGGTGCCCGCCGCGCTCGACACGCTGATCGCGCATTTTGGCACTGACCGCGTCGCCGAAATCACCGGCCGCTCTCGCCGCCTTGTCGTCAAGCCCGACGGTCGTCAAGCGATCGAGCGTCGCAGTGCCGGCGCCAATCTTGTCGAAACCAGCCTGTTCATGGATGGGGTCAAGCCGATCCTGGTGTTCAGTTCCGCTGGCGGCACGGGCCGCTCCTATCATGCAGATCGGGCTTCCAAAGCAGGGAACAAGCGCCGCATCCATTTTCTGCTGGAGCCGGGGTGGCGGGCCGATGTGGCGATCCAGGGGCTCGGGCGCAGCCACCGTACCAACCAGACCGTACCGCCAGTATTTCGACCGGTGGTGACCGACTGCAAGGGCGAACTCCGCGCCATCTCCACCATCGCGCGGCGGCTCGATAGTCTCGGCGCCTTGACACGCGGGCAGCGCCAGACCGGCGGGCAGGGCCTGTTCGACCCGAGTGACAATCTCGAAAGCGACCTGGCACGCGAGGCGCTGGCGCAATGGTATCGTCTCCTGCACGGCGGCAAGCTCGCCAGCGTCACGCTGGCCGCCTTCCAGGACATGACCGGCCTCAAGCTGGTCGACGATCAGGCCGTGCTGCTGGAACGGTTGCCGCCGATCCAGCGCTGGCTTAACCGGTTGCTGGCGCTACGCATCGCCGTGCAGAACGCGATCTTCGAGGAATATATGGGTCTTATCCAGGCCCGCGCCGATGCGGCGCGTGAGGCTGGGACTCTCGATGTCGGCGTTGAGACCATCCGCGCCGAGAAGATCGTGATGCTGGCAAACCAGTGCCTGCGTGTCGATCCGAGAACCGGCGCCGAGACACGGCTGCTTCACCTCGAACTCCACCTCAAGCCGCGCATCACCAGCTGGGATCGTCTGATGCGGATTTGGGGCAACACAGACGGTATCGTCTTTCTGCACAATGGGCGGTCCGGCCGTGTCGCGCTGGGCGTGCCGTCCTGGTCGATCACCGACGAGGAGGGCCGTGTCATCCCGATGGTGTCGCTTGAACGCCCGAACGGATCCTCGCGGATCAGGGAGGCTGAACTGGCGCTCAGTCACTGGAAGCGCATAGATCGTGACCGGTTGCGGCTACTATGGGAGGCCGAATGTCGCGATGCATTGACGAAGGTCGATACCGAAACGGTCCATGTCGCAACCGGCCTTCTCCTGCCGGTCTGGCACAAGCTGCCAGGCGATGATGTCCGTGTCTGGCGGATCGACGATGGCGCCGACACGACGATCCTCGGGCGTATCATCCACCCGCGTGCGATCGGGCGGCTCCAGTCTGAATTTGGATTGAGCGGGAACACGACAAGCCTCTCGCCCGACGAACTACTGCGCGGCGCCGAGGCTGCCGGCGGTGTTCCAATCCCGGGCCTCAAGGGAGCGAGGCTCGTCATGGCGATGGTCAATAACAGCCGGCGTCTAGAAATTCGCGACTATGCGCCCGAGCATCGCAACTGGCTCAAATCTTGCGGTGCGTTCAGCGAGGTTCTGAGCTTCAAGACCAGACTGTTTCTGCCGCCCGACAATGCGTGCGCCATTGTTGAGAAGATTGCCACGGACGTTTGA
- a CDS encoding AbrB/MazE/SpoVT family DNA-binding domain-containing protein, whose amino-acid sequence MFSAPIASIDKRRDDAWPPACRAAACRTFLKMVTILNSRMGTKLSSNPYLAYLLEIYIAGIDGERIYPACFSPEHASSTAHRRSARLEQWGAVFREEDPVDGRCNDLRLSHPTKQALESAIDLLIWQCLSLGSEIGASGQSGRLMPIAEMRYDQHVGTIQDVSDMTILRGKVIAGGRIALPADIRRSLGLQNGDTVLFEVNGDEVRIRPARSALRRIQERLRAFAPKEGLVSEELIAERRAEAVRD is encoded by the coding sequence ATGTTCTCCGCGCCGATAGCTTCGATAGACAAGCGCCGTGACGATGCCTGGCCCCCGGCCTGCCGAGCAGCGGCATGTCGAACCTTTCTGAAAATGGTGACCATCCTCAACAGCAGGATGGGAACGAAGTTGTCGTCGAACCCCTATCTGGCGTATCTGCTCGAAATCTATATCGCCGGGATCGACGGCGAAAGGATATACCCGGCCTGCTTTTCGCCCGAGCATGCATCATCGACTGCGCATCGTCGCTCGGCCCGGCTGGAGCAATGGGGGGCTGTTTTCCGGGAGGAGGATCCCGTGGACGGCCGATGCAACGATCTCAGGCTCTCGCATCCGACGAAGCAGGCTTTGGAAAGCGCAATCGATTTGCTGATCTGGCAATGCCTCAGCCTCGGTTCGGAAATTGGCGCGTCTGGACAATCTGGCAGATTGATGCCGATAGCGGAGATGAGGTACGATCAGCACGTTGGTACTATTCAGGATGTGAGTGACATGACCATCTTGCGCGGGAAGGTTATTGCGGGAGGGCGGATTGCCCTTCCCGCCGATATCCGCCGTTCGCTTGGCCTGCAGAATGGGGATACTGTCCTTTTCGAGGTCAATGGCGACGAAGTGCGCATTCGCCCCGCCCGCTCGGCGCTGCGACGAATACAGGAACGTTTGCGCGCCTTTGCGCCCAAGGAAGGACTAGTGTCCGAGGAGTTGATCGCTGAGCGACGGGCTGAGGCGGTACGTGACTGA
- a CDS encoding HU family DNA-binding protein, whose protein sequence is MNNSELAEALTAAHELTKADARKLVDAVFGAIADAAAKGEEISLNGFGKFKVKDTPARDGRNPATGETITIKASKKLTFTPAKAVKDRLNG, encoded by the coding sequence ATGAACAATTCCGAACTCGCCGAGGCACTTACGGCTGCGCACGAATTGACGAAGGCCGATGCGCGCAAGCTCGTCGATGCGGTATTTGGGGCCATCGCCGACGCAGCAGCCAAAGGGGAGGAAATCTCGCTGAACGGCTTTGGCAAGTTCAAGGTCAAGGACACGCCGGCGCGCGACGGACGCAATCCGGCGACCGGGGAAACCATCACCATCAAGGCGTCGAAGAAGCTGACATTCACGCCCGCCAAGGCGGTGAAGGATCGCCTGAACGGCTAA
- a CDS encoding UPF0149 family protein: protein MASSLDYLDELDRLLLDQGEDCMLLTQLDGFLTGIIVSPDLITPGQWLKRVWAGDDGEGIPRFDDVGGLQHFIDLVMHHYHAILTSLARPGDYEPVLEIDTRSDETLWEMWVEGFGQAMDIHPAGWRRILADDDPGCRAAIEGLRMLRAFANGSTQLTRVQEDRWDAEAPDLIPVWVDILHQWRLENEPNRSSTIGRQKIGRNDPCPCGSGRKYKKCCGLN from the coding sequence ATGGCGTCCTCGCTCGACTATCTCGATGAACTCGACCGTCTGCTGCTCGACCAGGGCGAGGATTGCATGCTGTTGACCCAATTGGATGGTTTCCTGACCGGAATCATCGTCAGTCCCGACCTGATCACACCCGGCCAATGGCTAAAGCGTGTCTGGGCCGGCGACGACGGCGAGGGCATTCCCCGGTTCGACGACGTCGGCGGGTTGCAGCATTTCATCGATCTGGTGATGCACCACTATCACGCGATCCTGACGTCGCTGGCTCGACCGGGCGACTATGAACCGGTGTTGGAAATCGACACGCGATCCGACGAGACCCTGTGGGAAATGTGGGTCGAGGGTTTCGGACAGGCGATGGATATCCATCCGGCTGGCTGGCGGCGCATATTGGCGGATGACGATCCAGGATGCCGGGCGGCGATCGAGGGCCTCCGGATGCTGCGTGCTTTTGCCAACGGCTCGACGCAACTCACGCGCGTACAAGAGGATCGCTGGGACGCGGAAGCACCCGACCTTATCCCTGTCTGGGTGGACATACTGCACCAATGGCGGCTGGAGAATGAGCCGAACCGGTCTTCAACGATCGGGCGTCAGAAGATTGGCCGTAATGACCCCTGTCCTTGCGGATCTGGACGCAAATACAAGAAATGCTGCGGCCTGAACTGA